TTTTTTGTATAGTACTGAAGATCACGAGTTTTCACGTCAAATCCCGTCTCGCCTTCTTTCATGACGATATTGTTATGATGAACGTGTAAATTCTTCACTTCGTAGTATCCGTATCGTCCATGACCTCGTTCAGTTTGTATCGCTCCAATTCCGTCGGCATTGTGCCGCACGGTGTTACCATAAACCTCAACTTCGGAAGAACAGGAAACAAGAATACCAGCGCCATTGAGCCATACCGAATTATCAAAACCATTTTCTTCAACCACATTGTTTCGAATAACAGCAGAGTAGCTGATCTCATGAAAAATCCCGGTCGATCGATTGAGCCGTACAGTATTATTTTCGTAAAGCGTGTTAATGTTGTTAATATCAGTCCACAATCCTGGGCCAAAGTTATGGTGAACATGATTATGACGAACGATTAAATTCTTTGTCCAAACGAACTTCGTGCCTCCTCCGGTATGCCAATGATATCCCATACTATTGTTGTATGAAATTTCATTATTTGCGATAACAATATCCGTCCCATTTCCCCCAACTCCATACTGTCCATTATGATGAATACGATTATTCATGACTTGACTCCCATCTCCGACACGTATCCCCATGGCATGATTGAATCTGATCTCATTATTTTCAATAAGCCAATTCTTCCCTAAAGGTCCGCTGTGACCCATACGGCCATGGATCGCACCTTCTTGAGTAGGAGTCGCATACTTTTCAATAACCAGTCCTCGAATGACCACATTCGACGCGTTGCCTTCAAACGCATAAGGAGTCACACTCGTTTCGACTTTGTGGCCGTGAGGGTCGTCCATGAGGTAAATTTTGTCTGACTCATAATCAAAATACCATTTTGTTGGGCTGAGGTCAGTCAATTGGCTCACTTGCGTAAGCGGTATATCATCAATGAACAGATCTTCTGGGAACATGCAGG
The genomic region above belongs to Nitrospirales bacterium and contains:
- a CDS encoding right-handed parallel beta-helix repeat-containing protein; the encoded protein is MLIYTAVVLGCLAAYSYFVAAEHVLGHSARQELITVSGNQRANIASLTADATSQPPHANVIQVHPGGNIQYLVDQYGGNTTFLLKTGIHRLQQIVPKSRHTFVGENGTILSGARLLTEFVKEGKYWTVIGQTQQGGATGRCEHIHVAMPVDTCMFPEDLFIDDIPLTQVSQLTDLSPTKWYFDYESDKIYLMDDPHGHKVETSVTPYAFEGNASNVVIRGLVIEKYATPTQEGAIHGRMGHSGPLGKNWLIENNEIRFNHAMGIRVGDGSQVMNNRIHHNGQYGVGGNGTDIVIANNEISYNNSMGYHWHTGGGTKFVWTKNLIVRHNHVHHNFGPGLWTDINNINTLYENNTVRLNRSTGIFHEISYSAVIRNNVVEENGFDNSVWLNGAGILVSCSSEVEVYGNTVRHNADGIGAIQTERGHGRYGYYEVKNLHVHHNNIVMKEGETGFDVKTRDLQYYTKKNNRFTNNTYIVESQEPKSFRWMNARHTFKEWQNFGQDVSGTMTKTTKEPVQLPNSPVN